The sequence below is a genomic window from Sneathiella marina.
TTCCTAATACCGCTGCCACCTAAAACCGCTGCCACCTAAAACCGTTGTTTGTCCCGCGCCTGCCACAAATGCCGGGCTTGTTTTTCCGCCGCGTCAATGGTCAGCGCGGGTTCCAGTTGTTTCAGGGCAAAGGCGACCGTACCGATGATGGCCAGTTCCGGCACGGGTAAGTCCAGCTCGCCCTGCCACATCCGCAACAACTCTGCCGGATCGAGATTTTCTTCCCGCCATTTATACACCGATTGCCCGGTCATTGCCGGCCATTCCTGCACCACAGCCTCGCCTGCCACCAGCGCGTCGACCAGCACCGGCTTCATGGGATTGCGCTGCACTTCACCGCCGCCGCCCTTGAAAATCATGCTGTTCTGCTGCGCGAGATGCCGGACGGTGTCCAGATGCAGCGGCTTGTAAGGCGGATGGAATACGCCCTGCATTTGATGGGGGGCGCGGAACGGGTTGAGGTCGCGGCCAAAGGTATTCACCGCCGTGCGCACACCGAGCAGGGGGCGCAGCTCGAACAGGGACTGCAGGGCCGGGCA
It includes:
- a CDS encoding glycosyl transferase family protein, with the translated sequence MTSDHPFAEYVRILGKGPKMWRHLTFEEARAAMGMILDGQADPLQIGAFLLLLRRTGETGEELAGMVAAARDCFLDPGVTAEIELDWPSYADRHRQQPWFILAARLLADQGVRILMHGIAGYEDGYAPTRPGLSVFNIPQATSLASAAAAFGSDNLVYVGLENFCPALQSLFELRPLLGVRTAVNTFGRDLNPFRAPHQMQGVFHPPYKPLHLDTVRHLAQQNSMIFKGGGGEVQRNPMKPVLVDALVAGEAVVQEWPAMTGQSVYKWREENLDPAELLRMWQGELDLPVPELAIIGTVAFALKQLEPALTIDAAEKQARHLWQARDKQRF